In Pseudomonas sp. p1(2021b), the genomic window GAGCGCCCGTCTCTTTCCAGTGAAAGAGACGGGCACAGGTTGGCGCACGCGAAATGGCCAAGCGAATAGGTTGCTGCTGAGCAGATGGGTAGGGTGGTTGCCGCAGGGGCAACGATATTGAGTTGGCATCCATCACATGGGTAGTGACCGTACGAGCTGCCGGACGCGAATCGTACTTGCGGGTGAACCACCGCGGGAGCGGCGTGACCTTTAAGGCTCGGGTCACCTGGGGTGCTGTCATCGACAGCTCTTGCGACTTCCGGTCTACGCTTGTGGACAATATTCGTCAAGCAGCGCGATATCAGGGATTTAGCGCCTGTGGATAAAACTATCCCCCGGTGGACATGAGTGGTTTTCCACAGACGTAAGCTGTGCCAGCAGTTTTTTTCTGAGGTATGGTCCTTTCAAACGGGGCGGCTTTGCAGCCCCGTTTGAAAGGACCCGCGCGGAGGAGCTTCACGGGGTGCTGTGGGTAACTTCACAGCGAGTTGAGGTGGTGGTGCGGCGGGTTACTCGGTCCTCTTGGCACTGCGAAGCCGCGTGACGTTCTCGCCCGTCTGCTTGGCAAACTCATGCGGCGTGACATGGTTCTCGCGGTTCGCCTCCAGAAACCGGCTCCACCAGGTCATGATCATCCGGCGCTCTTCGAGGAACTCGGCCTTGTGGGTATAAGCGGCCCGCACGTTGTTGCGTTCCTTGTGGCTCATCTGCCGTTCGATGGCCGTCTCTGACCACAGCCCGGACTCGACCAGCGCACTGCACGCCATGGCTCGGAACCCGTGGCCGCAAATATCCACCTTGGTGTCGTAGCCCATCGTCCTGAGCGCGGCATTCACCGTGTTCTCGGACATCGGTTTCCATGGCTTGGCATCGCCAGCGAACACCAGCTCAAATTTGCCGGTGATCGCGTGGATCTGCTCGAGCAAGGCCACGGCTTGCGGCGATAAGGGTACAACGTGAATGTCCCCGGCCATCTTCGTCCCCCTTGTGGAAAAGGGCACTCCGTCCAGCGCCGGGCGGGTGTCGGGGATTTCCCAAATTCCGCGCTTGAGGTCGAACTCATTCCAACGAGCGAAGCGCAGTTCGCTGGAGCGTACGAATACATGCAACGACAGCATCACCGTGAGGCGCGTGAGCGGGCGACCTCTGTAGTCCTCGATGCATGCCAGTAGCTCTGGCAGCCGCGATAAGGGTAGTGCGGGTCTGTGAGT contains:
- a CDS encoding tyrosine-type recombinase/integrase yields the protein MARTTAPLTDTACRTAKPKEREYKLFDGDGLYLLVQPNGRKGWRLRYVKPDGREGLTALGSYPVVGLGDARRKRFEIKQQLANGIDPIQFKQQTKTQAVINGRTFESVALDWYASMVPKWAPGHAKTVLSRLKTHVFPLIGARAIVELDTHDLMQPLEAVMKRGTIDVALRIKNYLQSIMREAKRLRLITANPAHDLDGSIKTPRVTHRPALPLSRLPELLACIEDYRGRPLTRLTVMLSLHVFVRSSELRFARWNEFDLKRGIWEIPDTRPALDGVPFSTRGTKMAGDIHVVPLSPQAVALLEQIHAITGKFELVFAGDAKPWKPMSENTVNAALRTMGYDTKVDICGHGFRAMACSALVESGLWSETAIERQMSHKERNNVRAAYTHKAEFLEERRMIMTWWSRFLEANRENHVTPHEFAKQTGENVTRLRSAKRTE